One Lycium barbarum isolate Lr01 chromosome 5, ASM1917538v2, whole genome shotgun sequence genomic window carries:
- the LOC132641380 gene encoding RING-H2 finger protein ATL46 yields the protein MPWEKYVLLNHHIHLSHKESSTPPPSSSTGNKISPAVLVIIVILAIIFFISGVLHLLVRYLMKNRSTSSISQTNRDPQRQLQQLFNLHDSGLDQTLIDSLPVFLYKDLVGLKEPFDCAVCLCEFSEKDKLRLLPLCTHAFHISCIDTWLLSNSTCPLCRDILFTPGFCTENPIFCFDGDDECGGVSEHVSPKPNEDLDRTISSRRVFSVRLGKFKNINNGVLEIGKREMGETSNRNLDSRRCFSMGSCQYVEADSELQVALCPNSAKDHGVDGGQLRGIVKGKSGHIGNSANDGDNYGKRLNIGNKRESFSVSKIWMWSKKDKFHNSEDVSLPWTDHRAQHV from the coding sequence ATGCCTTGGGAAAAATATGTTCTTttgaaccaccatattcatttatCCCATAAAGAATCCTCTACACCACCGCCATCATCATCAACTGGAAATAAAATTAGTCCAGCTGTTCTTGTTATCATAGTAATATTAGCTATCATATTCTTTATTTCTGGTGTCTTGCATTTGTTAGTTAGGTATTTGATGAAAAATAGGTCCACTTCATCAATCTCTCAAACTAATAGAGACCCTCAAAGGCAATTACAACAGCTTTTTAATCTTCATGATTCAGGTTTAGATCAAACCTTAATTGATTCTCTTCCAGTGTTTCTCTACAAAGATTTAGTTGGTTTAAAAGAGCCATTTGATTGTGCTGTTTGTTTATGTGAGTTTTCAGAAAAAGATAAATTAAGGTTGCTCCCTTTATGTACTCATGCTTTTCATATAAGTTGTATAGATACATGGTTGTTGTCAAATTCAACTTGTCCACTTTGTAGAGATATCCTTTTTACACCTGGTTTTTGTACTGAAAATCCAATCTTTTGCTTTGATGGTGATGATGAATGTGGTGGGGTTTCAGAACATGTTAGTCCAAAACCAAATGAGGATTTAGATAGGACTATTAGTTCAAGAAGGGTGTTTTCAGTGAGACTTGGCAAATTCAAGAACATAAACAATGGTGTTCTTGAAATTGGGAAAAGGGAGATGGGAGAGACTAGTAACAGGAATTTGGATTCAAGAAGGTGTTTTTCAATGGGGTCTTGTCAATATGTGGAGGCTGATTCAGAATTGCAAGTGGCTTTGTGTCCTAATAGTGCTAAAGATCATGGTGTAGATGGTGGTCAATTGAGGGGAATTGTGAAAGGGAAAAGTGGACATATTGGAAATTCTGCGAATGATGGGGACAATTATGGGAAAAGGTTGAACATTGGAAATAAAAGGGAGAGTTTTTCTGTTTCCAAGATTTGGATGTGGTCCAAGAAGGATAAATTTCATAATTCTGAAGATGTAAGTTTACCATGGACTGATCATAGAGCTCAACATGTTTGA